In one Conger conger chromosome 5, fConCon1.1, whole genome shotgun sequence genomic region, the following are encoded:
- the si:dkey-221h15.4 gene encoding epidermal retinol dehydrogenase 2, with protein sequence MHNQLIQWFERLLLNLWFLKDFVDLIIAAAFYFFEAVIRLLVRAPRKDVEGEIVLVTGAAHGVGKRIAEEMGRLGATLVLWDVNWEALEKTARELRSTLDVRVYAYACDCSRRTEVYKAADLVKREVGDVSILVNNAGVVTGKYFFTEAPDNLVDRTLRVNVAAHFWTYKAFLPAMVSRNHGHLVCVACHGGLLAMNGLADYCASKYAAVGFAESIALELLVLKREGVKTTIVCPFLINTTMFGGCQTKWPSFLPIIDQKDAAKRIVDAILREKMYLLLPCSLYFLVALKSFMPAKLGIIFVNFFGGLDLMDQFRGTPVPFITYKKPQRQRDNSSIGEPQNVLMEYN encoded by the exons ATGCACAACCAACTAATCCAATGGTTTGAGAGGTTACTCCTCAACCTGTGGTTTCTGAAGGACTTTGTGGACCTGATTATTGCGGCCGCCTTTTATTTCTTCGAAGCTGTCATCCGACTGCTAGTCCGGGCGCCCAGGAAGGACGTGGAAGGGGAGATCGTTCTAGTGACGGGAGCTGCCCACGGCGTTGGCAAGCGGATCGCAGAGGAGATGGGTCGGCTCGGCGCCACCCTGGTCCTCTGGGACGTGAACTGGGAGGCGCTGGAGAAAACGGCCAGGGAACTGAGGAGCACCCTTGACGTGCGCGTCTACGCCTATGCCTGCGACTGCAGCAGACGCACGGAGGTCTACAAAGCTGCAGACCTG GTgaagagggaggtgggggaCGTGTCCATTCTCGTGAACAACGCGGGCGTGGTAACTGGAAAGTACTTTTTCACAGAAGCTCCAGACAATCTGGTAGACAGAACACTGAGGGTCAATGTGGCGGCCCATTTCTGG ACCTACAAAGCTTTTCTCCCAGCTATGGTCTCCCGCAACCACGGCCatcttgtgtgtgtggcctgccATGGAGGACTTCTCGCCATGAATGGTTTGGCAG ATTATTGTGCGAGCAAGTATGCAGCTGTAGGTTTTGCAGAATCTATTGCCTTGGAGCTTCTCGTCCTTAAAAGAGAGGGTGTCAAAACAACCATTGTGTGCCCTTTCTTGATAAATACAACAATGTTTGGAGGGTGCCAGACAAA GTGGCCTTCGTTTCTGCCGATAATAGACCAGAAAGACGCCGCCAAGCGGATTGTGGATGCCATTCTGCGGGAGAAGATGTACTTACTATTGCCCTGCAGCTTGTACTTCCTGGTGGCCTTGAAAAG TTTCATGCCAGCTAAATTGGGGATAATCTTTGTCAACTTCTTTGGTGGGCTGGATCTGATGGACCAATTCAGAGGAACTCCGGTGCCATTTATCACCTACAAAAAGCCACAACGGCAGAGGGACAACAGCTCCATTGGGGAGCCACAAAATGTTCTAATGGAATACAACTGA
- the cad gene encoding CAD protein isoform X4 codes for MTVEMASLVLEDGTTFKGRLFGAVASVSGEVVFQTGMVGYPEALTDPSYKSQILTLTYPLVGNYGIPKDEEGEFGLSKWFESSRIHAAALIVGEVSQNPSHWSSDMSLDQWLKDQGIPGLEGVDTRCLTKKIREKGTMLGKLVVDGTPAANIPFDNPDERNLVKEVSMKEPRVFNPNGTVRITAVDCGIKYNQIRCLCQRGARVTLVPWDHPLDSNDFDGLFISNGPGDPQFCRETIENLRRVVCVDNPKPVFGICLGHQLLSLVIGAKTYKMKYGNRGHNQPCIHKGTGRCFITSQNHGFAVDPLTLPDGWDVLFTNANDQSSEGIVHNTKPLFSVQFHPEHMAGPTDLVSLFHVFLDTVQDFKEGKGGKSVKERMTEQLTYPGAPKPDELIRPRKVLILGSGGLSIGQAGEFDYSGSQAIKALKEENVQTVLINPNIATVQTSKGLADKVYFLPLTPEYVTQVIKNERPDGVLLTFGGQTALNCGVELTKRGVLEKYKVRVLGTPVASIEMTEDRKIFVEKMEEINEHVAPSEAALSVEQAVAAAERLGYPVLVRSAFALGGLGSGFANGKEELITLVSQAFAHTSQVLVDKSLKGWKEIEYEVVRDAFDNCVTVCNMENIDPLGIHTGESIVVAPSQTLNDYEYNMLRSTAIKVIRHLGIVGECNIQYALNPESEQYYIIEVNARLSRSSALASKATGYPLAYVAAKLGLGIPLPVLKNSVTNSTTANFEPSLDYCVVKVPRWDLSKFLRVSTKIGSSMKSVGEVMAIGRSFEEAFQKALRMVDENCVGFDHTIKPVSDQELQTPTDKRIFVLASALRAGYSVDRLYELTKIDRWFLHKMKNIADHEALLESYGQQDAGAMPPEALRTAKQLGFSDKQIAQAVQSTELAVRKLRRDWKILPVVKQIDTVAAEWPAHTNYLYLTYNGTESDLAFGEPHVMVIGSGVYRIGSSVEFDWCAVGCIMELRKMGYKTIMVNYNPETVSTDYDMCDRLYFDEISFEVVMDIYELENPEGVILSMGGQLPNNIAMSLHRQQCRILGTSPEFIDSAENRFKFSRMLDTIGISQPLWKELADTESAKLFCDTVGYPCLVRPSYVLSGAAMNVAYSDSDLEMFLSSAVAVSKEHPVVISKFIQEAKEIDVDAIACDGEVIAMAISEHVENAGVHSGDATLVTPAQDINQKTMERIKVIVHAIGLELQVTGPFNLQLIAKDDQLKVIECNVRVSRSFPFVSKTLGVDLVAMATQVILGEEVEPIGVMRGMGIVGVKVPQFSFSRLAGADVVLGVEMTSTGEVACFGENRYEAYLKAMLSTGFKIPKKNILLSIGSYKNKLELLPTVQTLESLGYNLYASLGTADYYTEHGIKVMAVDWPFEEESDCPNKEKQRNIMDYLEENHFDMVINLSMRNSGGRRLSSFVTKGYRTRRMAIDYSVPLIIDIKCTKLFVEALRQIGHAPPVKTHVDCMTSQKIVRLPGLIDVHVHLREPGGTHKEDFSSGTAAALAGGVTMVCAMPNTAPAITDPSSLAIAQKLAKAGCRCDYALYLGAASDNAAILPSIASSVAGLKMYLNDTYTTLKMDNITIWMEHFEKWPKHLPILAHAERQTVAAILMVAQLYQRPVHICHVAKKEEILIIRAAKQRGIQVTCEVAPHHLFLCDENVSTIGKGRARVCPMLGSREDMEALWENLDIIDCFATDHAPHAVEEKDSESPPPGYPGLETMLPLLLTAVSEGRLTVDDIIKRLYDNPRKIFSLPAQDDTFIEVDLEQEWTIPKHMQFTKSKWTPFEGMKVTGKVRRVVLRGEVAYIDGQVLVPPGFGEDVKTWPTSAPAPVPAPEPIKEPVETPERIRQTPGGEMLRARTSSPRRSTGDGRFMLPPRIHRASDPGLPPAAEDSREVSIRATYDADLDTYSHPPPLARILSPQMGAAQSLSHLQTSPLLHPLVGQHVLSVRQFSKEQLSHLFNVAHNLRMMVQKERSLDILKSPGTSLSRSRLFSPAAGPQVRCS; via the exons ATGACAGTTGAAATGGCATCTCTGGTGTTAGAAGACGGGACGACCTTTAAAGGCCGGCTTTTTGGGGCTGTTGCATCCGTCTCGGGTGAAGTCG TGTTCCAGACCGGCATGGTGGGTTATCCGGAGGCCCTGACAGACCCTTCCTACAAGTCCCAAATCCTCACCCTGACGTACCCGCTGGTGGGGAACTACGGGATACCCAAAGATGAGGAGGGAGAGTTCGGCCTCAGCAAG TGGTTTGAGTCATCCCGAATCCACGCGGCTGCCCTCATTGTGGGGGAGGTATCCCAGAACCCCAGCCACTGGAGCTCAGACATGTCTCTGGACCAATGGCTCAAAGACCAGGGCATCCCTGGACTAGAGG GGGTGGACACCCGCTGCCTGACCAAAAAGATCCGGGAGAAGGGCACCATGTTGGGGAAGCTGGTAGTGGACGGGACGCCTGCTGCCAACATCCCGTTTGACAACCCGGACGAGAGGAACCTGGTCAAGGAGGTGTCCATGAAG GAGCCCCGGGTGTTCAACCCCAACGGGACCGTCAGGATCACGGCGGTGGACTGCGGCATCAAGTACAACCAGATCCGCTGCCTGTGTCAGAGAGGGGCGCGCGTCACCCTGGTGCCCTGGGACCACCCGCTGGACAGCAACG ACTTCGACGGGCTGTTCATCAGCAACGGTCCCGGGGACCCGCAGTTCTGCAGGGAGACCATAGAGAACCTCCGCAGGGTGGTGTGCGTGGACAACCCCAAGCCCGTCTTCGGCATCTGCCTCGGACACCAGCTCCTCTCCCTCGTCATCGGAGCCAAGACCTACAAGATGAA GTACGGGAACCGCGGTCACAACCAGCCCTGCATCCACAAGGGCACGGGCCGCTGCTTCATCACCTCCCAGAACCACGGGTTCGCAGTGGACCCGCTCACCCTCCCGGACGGCTGGGACGTGCTCTTCACCAACGCCAACGACCAGAGCAGCGAGGGCATCGTCCACAACACCAAGCCCCTCTTCAG TGTTCAGTTCCATCCGGAGCATATGGCAGGGCCCACAGACCTGGTCAGCCTTTTTCACGTGTTTCTAGACACCGTTCAGGACTTcaaagagggaaagggaggcaAATCAG tgaaagaaagaatgacggAGCAGCTGACCTACCCTGGAGCGCCCAAACCAGACGAGCTCATTCGCCCCCGGAAGGTTCTGATCCTGGGGTCGGGGGGCCTGTCCATCGGGCAGGCCGGGGAGTTCGACTACTCCGGGTCCCAG GCTATAAAGGCCCTAAAggaggagaatgtccagacgGTTCTCATAAACCCCAACATCGCCACGGTGCAGACCTCCAAGGGTCTGGCAGACAAGGTGTACTTCCTTCCTCTGACCCCGGAGTACGTCACGCAG GTGATTAAAAACGAGCGACCGGACGGGGTCCTCCTCACCTTCGGGGGGCAGACTGCCCTGAACTGCGGGGTGGAGCTGACCAAGCGCGGGGTGCTGGAGAAGTACAAGGTGCGCGTGCTGGGCACGCCGGTGGCCTCCATCGAGATGACGGAGGACCGGAAGATCTTCGtggagaagatggaggagatCAACGAGCACGTGGCCCCGAGCGAGGCTGCTCTGTCCGTGGAGCAG GCGGTGGCGGCGGCGGAGAGGTTGGGGTACCCCGTGCTGGTGCGCTCGGCCTTCGCCCTGGGAGGCCTGGGGTCGGGGTTCGCCAACGGCAAAGAGGAGCTGATAACCCTGGTGTCCCAGGCCTTCGCCCACACCTCCCAGGTGCTCGTCGACAAGTCCCTCAAGGGCTGGAAGGAGATCGAGTACGAGGTGGTCAGGGACGCCTTCGACAACTGCGTCACG GTGTGTAACATGGAGAACATAGACCCCCTGGGCATACATACGGGCGAGTCCATCGTGGTGGCGCCCAGTCAGACGCTCAACGACTACGAGTACAACATGCTGAGGAGCACCGCCATCAAGGTGATAAGACACCTGGGCATCGTGGGCGAGTGCAACATCCAGTACGCCCTCAACCCAGAGTCTGAGCAG TATTACATCATCGAGGTGAACGCTCGCCTGTCTCGGAGCTCTGCGCTGGCCAGTAAGGCGACGGGCTACCCTCTGGCGTACGTGGCAGCCAAGCTGGGCCTGGGCATCCCCCTGCCCGTCCTCAA AAACTCCGTCACAAACTCCACAACGGCTAATTTCGAGCCCAGCCTGGACTACTGCGTGGTGAAGGTCCCGCGCTGGGACCTCAGCAAGTTCCTCCGGGTCAGCACCAAGATCGGCAGCTCCATGAAGAGTGTGG GGGAGGTGATGGCCATCGGCCGCAGCTTTGAGGAGGCCTTCCAGAAGGCTCTGAGGATGGTGGACGAGAACTGCGTGGGCTTCGACCACACCATCAAACCGGTGTCGGACCAG GAGCTGCAGACGCCCACGGACAAGCGCATCTTCGTCCTGGCGTCCGCTCTCCGCGCGGGCTACTCGGTGGACCGCCTGTACGAGCTGACCAAGATCGACCGCTGGTTCCTGCACAAGATGAAGAACATCGCGGACCACGAGGCGCTGCTGGAGTCTTACGGGCAGCAGGACGCGGGGGCCATGCCCCCCGAGGCGCTGAGGACCGCCAAGCAGCTGGGCTTCAGCGACAAGCAGATCGCCCAGGCCGTGCAGAG TACGGAGCTGGCGGTGAGGAAGCTACGGCGGGACTGGAAGATCCTGCCGGTGGTGAAGCAGATCGACACGGTGGCGGCCGAGTGGCCGGCGCACACAAACTACCTGTACCTGACCTACAACGGCACGGAGAGCGACCTGGCCTTCGGCGAGCCCCACGTCATGGTCATCGGCTCGGGCGTGTACCGCATCGGCAGCAGCGTGGAGTTCGACTGGTGCGCCGTCGGCTGCATCATGGAGCTCCGCAAG ATGGGCTACAAAACCATCATGGTGAACTACAACCCAGAGACCGTCAGCACCGACTACGACATGTGTGACCGGCTCTACTTCGATGAGATCTCCTTCGAG gTGGTGATGGACATCTACGAGCTGGAGAACCCCGAGGGCGTGATCCTGTCCATGGGCGGCCAGCTGCCCAACAACATCGCCATGTCCCTGCACCGGCAGCAGTGCCGGATCCTGGGAACGTCGCCCGAGTTCATCGACTCGGCCGAGAACCGGTTCAAGTTCTCCCGCATGCTGGACACCATCGGGATCAGTCAGCCCCTGTGGAAGGAGCTCGCAGACACCGAG TCCGCCAAGCTGTTCTGCGACACGGTTGGCTACCCCTGCCTGGTGCGGCCCTCGTACGTGCTGAGCGGGGCGGCCATGAACGTGGCGTACTCGGACAGCGACCTGGAGATGTTCCTCAGCAGCGCCGTGGCCGTGTCCAAGGAGCACCCCGTGGTCATCTCCAAGTTCATCCAGGAGGCCAAG GAGATCGACGTGGACGCGATCGCGTGCGATGGGGAGGTCATCGCCATGGCGATCTCCGAGCACGTGGAGAACGCTGGGGTGCACTCCGGGGACGCCACCTTGGTCACGCCGGCCCAGGACATCAACCAGAAGACCATGGAGCGCATCAAGGTCATCGTGCACGCCATCGGGCTGGAGCTCCAGGTCACCGGGCCCTTCAACCTGCAGCTCATCGCCAAG GATGACCAGCTGAAGGTGATCGAGTGCAACGTCCGAGTGTCTCGATCCTTCCCCTTCGTCTCCAAGACGCTGGGAGTGGATCTCGTCGCGATGGCAACCCAAGTCATCctgggagaggaggtggagcCTATCGGAGTCATGAGAGGAATGGGGATCGTGGGAGTCAAG GTGCCGCAGTTCTCCTTCTCGCGGCTGGCCGGGGCGGACGTGGTGCTCGGGGTGGAGATGACCAGCACCGGGGAGGTGGCCTGCTTCGGGGAGAACCGCTACGAGGCCTACCTGAAGGCCATGCTGAGCACCGGCTTCAAGATCCCCAAAAAGAACATCCTGCTCTCCATCGGCAGTTACAAG AATAAGCTGGAGCTGTTGCCCACAGTGCAGACCCTGGAGAGCCTCGGGTACaacctgtacgccagcttggGAACGGCCGACTACTACACCGAACACGGGATCAAG GTGATGGCCGTGGACTGGCCCTTCGAGGAGGAGAGCGACTGTCCCAACAAGGAGAAGCAGAGGAACATCATGGACTACCTGGAGGAGAACCACTTCGACATGGTCATCAACCTGTCCATGCGGAACTCGGGCGGTCGCCGCCTCTCCTCCTTCGTCACCAAGGGATACCGCACCCGCCGCATGGCCATTGACTACTCGGTGCCCCTCATCATCGACATCAAGTGCACCAAGCTCTttgtggag GCCCTGCGCCAGATTGGGCACGCACCCCCGGTGAAGACTCACGTGGACTGCATGACCTCGCAGAAGATCGTCCGCCTGCCAG GGCTGATCGACGTGCACGTGCACCTACGCGAACCTGGCGGCACCCACAAAGAGGACTTCTCCTCGGGCACCGCGGCCGCCCTGGCAGGAGGCGTCACCATGGTGTGCGCCATGCCCAACACCGCCCCCGCCATCACCGACCCCAGCTCGCTCGCCATCGCCCAGAAG CTGGCCAAGGCGGGGTGCCGCTGTGACTATGCCCTCTACCTCGGGGCCGCCTCGGACAACGCCGCCATTCTGCCGTCGATCGCGAGCTCGGTGGCCGGGCTGAAGATGTACCTGAACGACACCTACACCACGCTGAAGATGGACAACATCACCATCTGGATGGAG CACTTCGAGAAGTGGCCCAAGCACCTGCCAATCTTGGCGCACGCCGAGAGACAGAcggtggcggccatcttgatgGTGGCGCAGCTCTATCAGAGGCCTGTACACATCTGCCACGTTGCCAAGAAGGAGGAG ATCCTGATCATCCGGGCAGCCAAGCAGAGGGGCATCCAGGTGACCTGTGAGGTGGCTCCTCACCACCTCTTCCTGTGCGATGAGAACGTGTCCACCATCGGGAAGGGCAGGGCGCGGGTCTGCCCCATGCTGGGCTCCCGCGAGGACATGGAGGCGCTGTGGGAGAACCTGGACATCATCGACTGCTTCGCCACCGACCACG cccCTCACGCGGTGGAGGAGAAGGACTCGGAGAGCCCGCCCCCTGGGTACCCCGGGCTGGAGACCATGCTGCCCCTGCTGCTGACGGCCGTCAGCGAGGGCAGGCTCACCGTGGACGACATCATCAAGCGTCTGTACGACAACCCGCGCAAGATCTTCTCCCTGCCGGCGCAGGACGACACCTTCATCGAG GTGGACTTGGAGCAGGAGTGGACCATCCCCAAGCACATGCAGTTCACCAAGTCCAAGTGGACACCGTTCGAGGGCATGAAAGTGACGGGCAAAGTTCGCCGGGTGGTCCTCAGAGGGGAGGTGGCCTACATTGACGGACAG GTACTGGTGCCACCAGGGTTCGGCGAAGATGTGAAGACCTGGCCCACCTCTGCGCCAGCCCCTGTGCCAGCCCCTGAACCAATCAAAGAGCCTGTGGAG ACCCCTGAGCGGATCCGGCAGACCCCCGGGGGAGAGATGCTGAGGGCCCGGACCTCCAGCCCCCGCAGGTCGACCGGAGACGGCCGCTTCATGCTCCCGCCCCGCATCCACCGGGCCTCCGACCCCGGCCTGCCCCCAG